From Amycolatopsis sp. YIM 10, the proteins below share one genomic window:
- a CDS encoding FAD-binding oxidoreductase has translation MNDSGSGGFAQRLADIVGQANLLTGEAVGEDYAHDECLTVEPAKPRYVAKPATAEETAELLKAAGEHRVPVTARGSGSGLSGAARPRPDGLLISFERMNQVLEVDADNHVAVVQPGVTLAELDEKTAAAGLSYTVYPGELSASVGGNVGTNAGGMRAVKYGVTRHNVLGLQAALPSGELIRTGGKTTKTSTGYDLTQLIIGSEGTLALATEVIVRLHPRLGHGATALAPFADLDQVMRAVPKIIASGLDPHILEYIDNLTMAAIVYKEQLSLGVPDEVRDSSQAYLVVSLENRDNDRLHADMEQLGELLAELGAADVYVLEGPAARKLIEAREKAFWTAKSVGADDVIDVVIPRAEMPAFLTKVRELATAAESGAVGCGHAGDGNVHLGIFQKDPAKRRALLHEIFAAGMAAGGSISGEHGIGHAKKEHFLELEDPAKIELMRRIKLSFDPLGILNPGVLFDQESQ, from the coding sequence ATGAACGACAGCGGTTCCGGGGGTTTCGCCCAACGCCTCGCCGACATCGTCGGCCAGGCCAACCTGCTCACCGGCGAGGCCGTGGGCGAGGACTACGCCCACGACGAGTGCCTCACCGTGGAACCGGCGAAACCCCGCTACGTGGCCAAACCGGCGACCGCCGAAGAAACCGCGGAACTGCTCAAGGCCGCTGGCGAGCACCGGGTTCCGGTGACCGCCCGCGGCTCGGGCAGCGGCCTGTCCGGCGCGGCGCGGCCGCGGCCCGACGGCCTGCTCATCTCCTTCGAGCGGATGAACCAGGTGCTCGAAGTCGACGCCGACAACCACGTCGCCGTGGTCCAGCCCGGCGTGACGCTGGCCGAACTGGACGAGAAGACCGCCGCGGCCGGGTTGTCCTACACCGTCTACCCCGGCGAGCTGAGCGCGAGCGTCGGCGGCAACGTCGGCACCAACGCGGGCGGCATGCGCGCGGTGAAGTACGGCGTCACCCGGCACAACGTGCTGGGCCTGCAGGCCGCGCTGCCCAGCGGGGAGCTGATCCGCACCGGCGGCAAGACCACCAAAACCTCCACCGGCTATGACCTGACCCAGCTGATCATCGGCTCCGAGGGCACGCTCGCGCTGGCCACCGAGGTGATCGTGCGGCTGCACCCGCGACTGGGCCACGGCGCCACCGCGCTCGCCCCGTTCGCCGATCTCGACCAGGTGATGCGCGCGGTGCCGAAGATCATCGCCAGCGGGCTGGACCCGCACATCCTGGAGTACATCGACAACCTGACCATGGCCGCGATCGTCTACAAGGAACAGTTGTCGCTCGGCGTGCCGGACGAGGTCAGGGACTCCTCGCAGGCGTACCTGGTGGTGTCGCTGGAAAACCGCGACAACGACCGGCTGCACGCCGACATGGAGCAGCTCGGCGAGCTGCTCGCCGAGCTGGGCGCCGCCGACGTCTACGTGCTGGAGGGACCGGCCGCCCGCAAGCTGATCGAGGCGCGGGAGAAGGCGTTCTGGACGGCCAAGTCGGTCGGCGCCGACGACGTGATCGACGTGGTCATCCCGCGCGCGGAGATGCCCGCGTTCCTGACCAAGGTGCGGGAGCTGGCCACCGCCGCCGAGTCCGGCGCGGTCGGCTGCGGGCACGCCGGGGACGGCAACGTCCACTTGGGAATCTTCCAGAAGGACCCGGCGAAGCGGCGCGCGCTGCTGCATGAGATCTTCGCGGCGGGCATGGCCGCCGGCGGGTCGATCTCCGGCGAGCACGGCATCGGCCACGCCAAGAAGGAGCACTTCCTCGAACTGGAGGACCCGGCGAAGATCGAGCTGATGCGCCGGATCAAGTTGTCCTTCGACCCCCTGGGCATCCTCAACCCGGGCGTTCTCTTCGACCAGGAGTCACAGTGA
- a CDS encoding DUF3830 family protein — protein MARYITITLDKRGVSCRARLLDAEAPRTCEAVWNALPQSGSAYHAKYARNEVYTLVPPFAQPKPGRENPTVTPIPGDVVYFGFEAWEIGNPAYGYDEGSEAHSDQGATDLAIFYGRNNLLINGDAGWVPGNVFATIEEGLAEIAAASQDLWLRGVEGETLSFARAEN, from the coding sequence TTGGCCCGCTACATCACCATCACGCTGGACAAGCGCGGCGTCTCGTGCCGCGCCCGGCTGCTCGACGCCGAAGCCCCGCGCACCTGCGAGGCCGTGTGGAACGCGCTGCCGCAGAGCGGTTCGGCCTATCACGCGAAGTACGCGCGCAACGAGGTCTACACGCTCGTGCCGCCGTTCGCCCAGCCCAAGCCGGGCCGGGAGAACCCGACCGTCACCCCGATTCCGGGTGACGTCGTCTACTTCGGCTTCGAGGCGTGGGAAATCGGCAATCCCGCTTACGGCTACGACGAGGGCAGCGAGGCCCACAGCGACCAGGGCGCCACCGATCTCGCGATCTTCTACGGCCGCAACAACCTGCTGATCAACGGCGACGCCGGCTGGGTGCCCGGCAACGTGTTCGCCACGATCGAGGAGGGACTGGCGGAGATCGCGGCGGCGTCGCAGGACCTGTGGCTCCGCGGCGTCGAGGGCGAGACGCTTTCCTTCGCCCGCGCGGAGAACTGA
- a CDS encoding aspartate aminotransferase family protein, which produces MAQLSPLLKQATPVVVDHGEGTYLFDSEGRRHLDFTAGIGVTSTGHCHPRVVAAAQEQIGKLIHGQYTTVMHKPLLELTERLGGVLPSGLDSLFFSNSGSEAVEAALRLSRQATGRPNVIVFQGGFHGRTVAAASMTTSGTRFSAGFSPLMSGVHVAPFPYAYHYGWDERTATKFALRELDYLFATVTAPNEVAAFFVEPVLGEGGYVPANTEFLAGLRERADKHGILLVLDEVQTGFGRTGKFWGHDHFDVRPDVVLIAKGLASGFPLSGIAASQELMAKAWPGSQGGTYGGNAVSCAAACATLDVIKEEGLVANAAERGTQLLDGARLIGDKNAAIGDVRGLGLLVGSEFTTADGEPDTVTAQAAQKAAAERGLLLLTCGAYMNVVRMIPPLVVTAEQVDEALGIWAEVVDTVTKN; this is translated from the coding sequence ATGGCCCAGCTCTCCCCCCTGCTCAAGCAGGCCACCCCGGTCGTCGTTGACCACGGCGAGGGCACCTATCTGTTCGACAGCGAAGGCAGGCGGCACCTGGACTTCACCGCCGGTATCGGCGTCACCAGCACCGGCCACTGCCACCCCAGGGTGGTCGCCGCCGCCCAGGAGCAGATCGGCAAGCTGATCCACGGGCAGTACACCACCGTGATGCACAAGCCGCTGCTCGAACTGACCGAGCGCCTCGGCGGCGTGCTGCCGTCCGGACTGGACTCGCTGTTCTTCTCCAACTCCGGCAGCGAAGCGGTCGAAGCGGCACTGCGGCTGTCCCGGCAGGCGACCGGCAGGCCGAACGTGATCGTGTTCCAAGGCGGGTTCCACGGCCGGACCGTCGCCGCCGCGTCGATGACCACCTCGGGCACCCGGTTCAGCGCGGGCTTCTCGCCGCTGATGTCCGGCGTGCACGTGGCCCCGTTCCCCTACGCCTACCACTACGGCTGGGACGAGAGGACCGCGACGAAGTTCGCGCTGCGGGAACTGGACTACCTGTTCGCCACGGTCACCGCGCCGAACGAGGTCGCCGCCTTCTTCGTCGAGCCGGTGCTCGGCGAGGGCGGTTACGTGCCCGCCAACACCGAGTTCCTGGCCGGCCTGCGTGAGCGCGCCGACAAGCACGGCATCCTCCTGGTGCTCGACGAGGTGCAGACCGGCTTCGGCCGCACCGGCAAGTTCTGGGGCCACGACCACTTCGACGTGCGTCCTGACGTCGTGCTGATCGCGAAGGGCCTGGCCAGCGGCTTCCCGCTGTCCGGCATCGCCGCGTCGCAGGAGCTGATGGCGAAGGCGTGGCCGGGTTCGCAGGGCGGCACCTACGGCGGCAACGCGGTTTCGTGCGCCGCCGCGTGCGCCACGCTCGACGTGATCAAGGAAGAGGGACTCGTCGCCAACGCCGCCGAGCGCGGCACGCAGCTGCTCGACGGCGCTCGCCTGATCGGCGACAAGAACGCCGCGATCGGGGACGTGCGCGGGCTCGGGCTGCTGGTCGGCTCGGAGTTCACCACCGCAGACGGCGAGCCGGACACGGTCACCGCGCAGGCCGCGCAGAAGGCCGCCGCCGAACGCGGGCTGCTGCTGCTCACCTGCGGCGCCTACATGAACGTGGTGCGGATGATCCCGCCGCTGGTGGTCACCGCCGAGCAGGTCGACGAGGCGCTGGGCATCTGGGCCGAGGTCGTCGACACCGTCACCAAGAACTGA
- a CDS encoding NAD-dependent succinate-semialdehyde dehydrogenase — translation MGEISEAGVVDTVPKELFIGGKWAAAEGGRTFPVLDPSTGEALCEVADASPADGMAALDAAVAAQTEWAKTAPRERGEILRRAYQALVDRTDELALLMTLEMGKPLAESRGEIAYAAEFFRWFAEEAVRIGGDYSVAPNGSGRFLVAKQPVGVSLLITPWNFPMAMGTRKIGPAVAAGCTMVIKPAAQTPLSMLALAEILAEAGLPEGVLNVLTTSDSGGVMEPLIRDGRARKLSFTGSTAVGRKLLEQCADKVLRTSMELGGNAPFIVFDDADLDAALEGAMMAKMRNIGEACTAANRIYVQKGVAAEFGRRLTEKMAALPMGRGTEDGVVVGPLIDQAAVDKVGGLVRDAVERGAKVLTGGATVDGPGNFYQATVLTEVPLDADMATEEIFGPVAPIYIFDTEEEVLAAANDTEYGLVSYLYTSDIKRALRVSEQLESGMVGLNQGLVSNPAAPFGGIKASGLGREGGKFGIDEFLETKYIAVNL, via the coding sequence ATGGGCGAGATCAGCGAGGCCGGGGTCGTCGACACGGTCCCGAAGGAACTTTTCATCGGCGGGAAGTGGGCCGCCGCGGAAGGTGGCCGGACCTTCCCGGTGCTCGATCCGTCCACCGGTGAGGCGCTGTGCGAGGTGGCCGACGCCTCCCCGGCGGACGGCATGGCGGCGCTCGACGCGGCGGTGGCCGCGCAGACCGAGTGGGCGAAGACGGCACCGCGCGAGCGGGGCGAGATCCTGCGGCGCGCGTACCAGGCGCTGGTGGACCGCACCGACGAACTCGCGCTGCTGATGACGCTGGAGATGGGCAAGCCGCTGGCCGAGTCGCGCGGCGAGATCGCCTACGCGGCGGAGTTCTTCCGGTGGTTCGCCGAAGAAGCGGTCCGGATCGGCGGGGACTACTCGGTGGCGCCCAACGGCTCCGGCCGGTTCCTGGTGGCCAAGCAGCCGGTCGGGGTGTCGCTGCTGATCACCCCGTGGAACTTCCCGATGGCGATGGGCACGCGCAAGATCGGCCCGGCGGTGGCCGCCGGCTGCACCATGGTGATCAAGCCGGCCGCGCAGACCCCGCTGTCGATGCTGGCGCTGGCCGAGATCCTGGCCGAGGCCGGGCTGCCCGAAGGCGTGCTGAACGTGCTGACCACCAGCGACTCCGGTGGGGTGATGGAGCCGCTGATCCGTGACGGCCGCGCGCGCAAGCTGTCCTTCACCGGCTCCACCGCGGTCGGCCGCAAGTTGCTGGAGCAGTGCGCCGACAAGGTGCTGCGGACCTCGATGGAGCTGGGCGGCAATGCGCCGTTCATCGTCTTCGACGACGCCGACCTGGATGCCGCGCTCGAGGGCGCGATGATGGCGAAGATGCGCAACATCGGTGAGGCGTGCACCGCGGCCAACCGGATCTACGTGCAGAAGGGCGTGGCCGCCGAGTTCGGCCGCAGGCTGACCGAGAAGATGGCCGCGCTGCCGATGGGCCGCGGCACCGAGGACGGCGTGGTGGTCGGACCGCTGATCGACCAGGCCGCGGTGGACAAGGTCGGCGGCCTGGTGCGCGACGCCGTCGAGCGCGGCGCGAAGGTGCTCACCGGTGGGGCCACTGTGGACGGTCCCGGCAACTTCTACCAGGCGACCGTGCTGACCGAGGTGCCGCTCGACGCGGACATGGCGACGGAGGAGATCTTCGGCCCGGTGGCGCCGATCTACATCTTCGACACCGAGGAGGAGGTGCTCGCCGCGGCGAACGACACCGAGTACGGCCTGGTCAGCTACCTCTACACCAGCGACATCAAGCGCGCGCTGCGCGTTTCGGAGCAGTTGGAGTCCGGCATGGTGGGACTGAACCAGGGCCTGGTGTCCAACCCGGCCGCGCCGTTCGGCGGCATCAAGGCCTCCGGGCTGGGCCGCGAGGGCGGCAAGTTCGGCATCGACGAGTTCCTGGAGACCAAGTACATCGCGGTGAACCTGTGA
- a CDS encoding tartrate dehydrogenase: protein MTEYKIASIPGDGIGVDVTIEARKVLDRAAGLNGFTLHWTEFDWSCERFTETGRMMPEDGVEQLSAYDGIFLGAVGFPGVPDHVSLWGLLIPLRRAFAQYVNLRPVRLLPGTTSALAGRSAEELEMVIVRENSEGEYSQLGGRHNTGQPGEFVLQESVFTRVGVERIIRYAFELAKTRTGRVCSATKSNGLIHSMPYWDEIFAEIAAEYPDVHSEQCHVDALAARMVQHPDRLDVVVASNLFGDILSDLAAAVTGGLGMAPSGNINPPGEHPSMFEAVHGSAPDIAGQGIANPVAQVLAGAMMLDHLGENGAARAINSAVEKVLADGSVATPDLGGTATTTELGNAIAEALT, encoded by the coding sequence GTGACCGAGTACAAGATCGCGAGCATTCCCGGTGACGGCATCGGCGTCGACGTCACCATCGAGGCCCGCAAGGTGCTCGACCGCGCGGCCGGGCTGAACGGGTTCACCCTGCACTGGACCGAGTTCGACTGGAGCTGCGAGCGCTTCACCGAAACCGGGCGGATGATGCCGGAGGACGGGGTCGAGCAGCTCTCCGCGTACGACGGGATCTTCCTCGGCGCGGTGGGCTTTCCCGGGGTTCCGGACCACGTTTCGCTGTGGGGCCTGCTGATCCCGCTGCGACGCGCGTTCGCGCAGTACGTGAACCTGCGGCCCGTGCGACTGCTGCCCGGGACCACCTCGGCGCTGGCCGGGCGGTCGGCCGAAGAGCTGGAGATGGTGATCGTCCGGGAGAACTCCGAGGGCGAGTACTCCCAGCTCGGCGGGCGGCACAACACCGGGCAGCCGGGCGAGTTCGTGCTGCAGGAGTCGGTGTTCACCAGGGTCGGGGTGGAGCGGATCATCCGGTACGCCTTCGAGCTGGCGAAGACCCGCACCGGCCGGGTGTGCTCGGCGACCAAGTCGAACGGGCTGATCCACTCGATGCCGTACTGGGACGAGATCTTCGCCGAGATCGCCGCCGAGTACCCGGATGTCCACAGTGAACAGTGCCATGTGGACGCCTTGGCGGCGCGGATGGTGCAGCACCCGGACCGGCTGGACGTGGTGGTGGCGTCGAACCTGTTCGGGGACATCCTCAGCGACCTCGCGGCGGCGGTGACCGGCGGGCTGGGCATGGCCCCGTCGGGCAACATCAATCCGCCGGGGGAGCACCCGTCGATGTTCGAGGCGGTGCACGGCAGCGCGCCGGACATCGCCGGGCAGGGCATCGCGAACCCGGTGGCCCAGGTGCTCGCCGGGGCGATGATGCTCGACCACCTCGGCGAGAACGGGGCGGCGCGGGCGATCAACTCGGCGGTGGAAAAGGTACTCGCCGACGGTTCGGTGGCGACCCCGGACCTCGGCGGCACCGCCACCACCACGGAACTCGGCAACGCCATCGCGGAGGCCCTCACCTGA
- a CDS encoding nitrilase-related carbon-nitrogen hydrolase, which produces MTKSKLLWWSGVVLLALTVHTNWASPLAAWLFAIPLLLFSLRQGARPGLLKVLGALALGTFAWLAATSLLFVPAALLAFAGLTLLQWLAFVAHRLVSPRLPGFLGTLVFPTTLAGAEYLFPLLIRFGDYGALGSTQHANLPLLQLASVTGVYGITFLVGWFASTAVWAWETRDARRFVVYGVVLAAVFAAGAARLTFFAPTETSVRVAAVSPSRNADERSATALSTMDVEYWRAAEVAAADPGAIRAALAPVTEDLLAQTRGQAMAGAKIVLWPETHARVMERDHRELLDSAAVIARETGAYVNLAYAMYTGEAPNIRNLSTMITPAGEIAWTYDKSRPTPMEPMTPGPGDVPTVDTPYGRLAGVICYDADFPHLMRQAADKGADLLLVPANDWAEFSELHAEKAVFRNVEYGYSMLRDSSHGLSTATDAQGRVLASTDWFRTDQQTLVANLPLQSRTTTIYSTIGDVFAWLCLAGAAGLALTALRRTAPVEGAYAAG; this is translated from the coding sequence GTGACCAAATCGAAGCTGCTCTGGTGGTCCGGCGTCGTCCTGCTGGCCCTGACCGTGCACACCAACTGGGCCAGTCCGCTCGCGGCGTGGCTGTTCGCCATTCCGCTGCTGTTGTTCAGCCTGCGCCAGGGCGCGCGTCCCGGCCTGCTCAAGGTGCTCGGCGCGCTCGCGCTCGGCACGTTCGCCTGGCTCGCGGCGACCAGCCTGCTCTTCGTTCCCGCCGCGTTGCTCGCGTTCGCCGGGCTCACCCTGTTGCAGTGGCTCGCTTTTGTCGCGCATCGACTGGTTTCGCCACGCCTGCCCGGTTTTCTCGGCACCCTGGTCTTCCCGACCACGCTCGCGGGTGCCGAATACCTGTTCCCGCTGCTGATCCGCTTCGGTGACTACGGCGCGCTCGGCTCCACCCAGCACGCGAACCTCCCGCTGCTGCAGCTCGCGTCGGTCACCGGCGTGTACGGCATCACCTTCCTCGTCGGCTGGTTCGCCTCGACCGCCGTGTGGGCGTGGGAAACCCGCGACGCGCGCAGGTTCGTGGTGTACGGGGTAGTGCTGGCGGCCGTGTTCGCCGCCGGGGCCGCGCGGCTCACCTTCTTCGCGCCCACCGAGACGTCCGTGCGCGTCGCCGCGGTGAGCCCGAGCCGAAACGCCGACGAACGCTCCGCAACCGCGCTGTCCACAATGGATGTCGAGTACTGGCGGGCGGCGGAGGTGGCGGCTGCCGACCCCGGTGCCATCCGCGCGGCCCTCGCGCCGGTCACCGAGGACCTGCTCGCACAGACCCGCGGCCAGGCCATGGCGGGCGCGAAGATCGTGCTGTGGCCGGAAACCCATGCCCGCGTCATGGAACGCGACCACCGCGAACTGCTCGACAGCGCGGCCGTGATCGCGCGGGAGACCGGTGCCTACGTGAACCTGGCCTACGCGATGTACACCGGTGAGGCGCCGAACATCCGCAACCTCAGCACCATGATCACCCCGGCCGGTGAGATCGCCTGGACCTACGACAAGAGCCGGCCGACCCCGATGGAGCCGATGACGCCGGGTCCTGGTGATGTGCCCACTGTGGACACTCCGTACGGCAGGCTGGCCGGGGTCATCTGCTACGACGCCGACTTCCCGCACCTCATGCGCCAGGCCGCCGACAAGGGCGCGGACCTGCTGCTGGTACCGGCCAACGACTGGGCCGAGTTCTCCGAGCTGCACGCGGAAAAGGCGGTCTTCCGCAACGTCGAATACGGCTACTCCATGCTGCGCGACTCGTCACACGGCCTCTCCACCGCCACGGACGCGCAGGGCCGGGTCCTGGCGAGCACGGACTGGTTCCGCACGGACCAGCAGACCCTGGTCGCCAACCTGCCGCTCCAGTCGCGGACGACCACTATCTACAGCACCATCGGCGATGTTTTCGCCTGGTTGTGCCTGGCGGGTGCGGCGGGCCTCGCTCTGACGGCGCTGCGCCGCACCGCCCCGGTTGAGGGCGCTTACGCCGCGGGATAG
- a CDS encoding GntR family transcriptional regulator, with protein MPLADIEPVNRESTAGIIARQLRDAIMNGALPPGTQLGETELASRFQVSRGPLREAMQRLVSEGLLRSERHRGLFVIDLEPDDVYDIYVARAAIERAAALRIMRGDREKAAAALDEIVRAMAAAADEDDPTALSDADLRFHEVLVAESGSRRLMRMTQTLLIETRMCLSMLQQTYQRVEERVDEHNQLIDAIRAGDEESVLKQLEAHMEDAIQRLLPGTSLHGIPGTPD; from the coding sequence ATGCCGCTGGCCGACATCGAACCGGTGAACCGGGAGTCCACCGCGGGCATCATCGCGCGGCAGCTCCGCGACGCGATCATGAACGGCGCGCTGCCGCCGGGCACGCAGCTGGGCGAGACCGAGCTGGCGTCGCGGTTCCAGGTCTCGCGGGGGCCGCTGCGCGAGGCGATGCAGCGGTTGGTCTCCGAGGGACTGCTGCGCAGCGAGCGGCACCGCGGGCTGTTCGTGATCGATCTCGAGCCGGATGACGTGTACGACATCTACGTCGCGCGGGCCGCGATCGAGCGGGCGGCGGCGCTCCGGATCATGCGTGGTGACCGGGAGAAGGCCGCCGCCGCGCTCGACGAGATCGTGCGCGCGATGGCCGCGGCCGCCGACGAGGACGACCCGACCGCCCTGTCCGACGCCGATCTGCGCTTCCACGAGGTGCTGGTCGCCGAATCGGGCAGCCGCCGGCTGATGCGGATGACGCAGACCCTGCTGATCGAGACGCGCATGTGCCTTTCCATGCTGCAGCAGACCTACCAGCGGGTCGAGGAACGGGTCGACGAGCACAACCAGCTGATCGACGCCATCCGCGCGGGTGACGAGGAGTCGGTGCTGAAGCAACTGGAGGCGCATATGGAGGACGCGATCCAGCGCCTCCTGCCGGGCACTTCGCTGCACGGGATCCCCGGCACCCCTGACTAA
- a CDS encoding aspartate/glutamate racemase family protein, which translates to MTTIGFIYPDHAAEDDYPLAEHLLGPEFRLPVEHIYGTDLHAVPELLDLGSPERLKEGAGLLAKHEPDAVIWACTSGSFVYGWEGARKQADQLAEAAGVPSTSTSFAFVEAAKALGVRKVAVAASYPDDVARLFVEFLAAGGVEVLTMSSADIDTAAEVGELSPEAVIELAVSHDHPEADAVLVPDTAMRTLGVLGAIENRLGKPVLTANQVTIWEGLRQAGVSVTSGELGALFTRTVREKGN; encoded by the coding sequence TTGACCACGATCGGCTTCATCTACCCGGACCACGCGGCCGAGGACGACTACCCGCTGGCCGAACACCTCCTCGGGCCGGAGTTCCGGCTCCCGGTCGAGCACATCTACGGCACGGACCTGCACGCCGTGCCCGAACTGCTGGACCTCGGCAGCCCGGAGCGTCTGAAGGAAGGCGCCGGACTGCTCGCCAAGCACGAGCCGGACGCGGTGATCTGGGCGTGCACGAGCGGCAGCTTCGTCTACGGCTGGGAGGGCGCGCGCAAGCAGGCCGACCAGCTCGCCGAGGCCGCCGGCGTACCGTCGACCAGCACTTCCTTCGCGTTCGTCGAAGCGGCCAAGGCGCTCGGCGTGCGGAAGGTGGCGGTCGCGGCCAGCTACCCCGACGACGTGGCACGGCTGTTCGTCGAGTTCCTCGCCGCCGGCGGGGTCGAGGTGCTCACCATGTCCAGTGCGGACATCGACACCGCGGCCGAGGTCGGCGAGCTGAGCCCGGAGGCGGTGATCGAGCTGGCGGTGTCGCACGACCATCCGGAGGCCGACGCCGTGCTGGTGCCCGACACCGCGATGCGCACGCTCGGTGTGCTCGGCGCCATCGAAAACCGGCTCGGAAAGCCGGTTCTCACCGCGAACCAGGTGACCATCTGGGAAGGTCTCCGGCAGGCCGGCGTCTCGGTGACGTCCGGCGAGCTGGGAGCTCTGTTCACGAGAACGGTCCGGGAAAAGGGAAACTGA
- a CDS encoding Asp/Glu/hydantoin racemase, translating into MPVFDGPLAQRGIGVIAPFDLALERELWRWVPMEVSLHLARTPYEPVPVSMEMAQLVSDSKHLAAATRDVLHVEPEVVAYLCTSGSFVNGIDYERSLCKAICDAGAPDAVTTSGALAEVLHRLDLHKISVLTPYDQDLTGKLHDFLTELDVKTVSSDHLGLGGGIWKVSYRTIAERILAADHSEAEAVFVSCTNLPTFDLIEPLEAALGKPVLTANQLTMWACLMRMGLPLVGPGKWLRDVS; encoded by the coding sequence ATGCCTGTGTTCGACGGCCCGCTCGCCCAGCGGGGCATCGGGGTGATCGCCCCGTTCGACCTCGCGCTCGAGCGCGAGTTGTGGCGCTGGGTGCCGATGGAGGTGTCCCTCCACCTGGCACGCACGCCCTACGAGCCGGTGCCGGTGAGCATGGAGATGGCTCAACTGGTCAGTGACAGCAAGCACCTCGCGGCCGCCACGCGTGACGTGCTTCACGTGGAACCAGAGGTTGTCGCGTACCTCTGCACGTCGGGCAGCTTCGTCAACGGCATCGACTACGAGCGCTCGTTGTGCAAGGCGATCTGCGACGCCGGCGCGCCGGACGCGGTGACCACCTCCGGCGCGCTCGCGGAGGTGCTGCACCGCCTCGACCTGCACAAGATCTCGGTGCTGACGCCGTACGACCAGGACCTGACCGGGAAGCTGCACGACTTCCTGACCGAACTGGACGTGAAAACGGTGTCCAGTGACCACCTCGGGCTCGGCGGCGGCATCTGGAAGGTGAGCTACCGGACCATCGCCGAGCGCATCCTCGCCGCCGACCACTCCGAGGCCGAAGCGGTTTTTGTCAGCTGCACGAACCTGCCCACCTTCGACCTGATCGAGCCGCTGGAGGCGGCGCTCGGCAAGCCGGTGCTGACCGCGAACCAGCTCACCATGTGGGCCTGCCTGATGCGGATGGGCCTGCCGCTGGTCGGTCCGGGCAAGTGGTTGCGTGACGTTTCGTAG
- a CDS encoding D-2-hydroxyacid dehydrogenase encodes MIGTESPVLAVLCGDQHPPDMDSIEHVAAVRYTDEAGLKKALHGADILFVYDFLSTAVPGAWEAADKLRWLHIASAGVDPVLFPGLRESDVVLTNSRGVFDDAIAEYVLGVVLAFAKDFARSRQLQQERTWLHRETERVSGRRALVVGTGPIGRSIARLLRAAGLSVAGAGRTARESDPDFGVVHASAELTTHLGDYDYVIAVAPLTEQTKGMFDARAFAAMKPGARFVNVGRGELVVTGDLIAALRDGRPAGAALDVFDTEPLPSDSPLWTMENVLISPHMSGDFIGWRNTLVEVFAGNFERWRTGQPLRNVVDKGLGYVPSGSN; translated from the coding sequence GTGATCGGCACGGAATCCCCGGTGTTGGCGGTGCTGTGCGGCGACCAGCACCCCCCGGACATGGACAGCATCGAGCACGTGGCCGCGGTGCGTTACACCGACGAGGCGGGTTTAAAGAAGGCGTTACACGGCGCTGACATCCTCTTCGTCTACGACTTCCTGTCCACCGCCGTCCCCGGCGCGTGGGAGGCCGCGGACAAGCTGCGCTGGCTGCACATCGCGAGCGCCGGTGTCGACCCGGTGCTGTTCCCCGGGCTGCGCGAGAGCGACGTGGTGCTGACGAACTCGCGCGGTGTCTTCGACGACGCCATCGCCGAGTACGTGCTGGGCGTGGTGCTCGCCTTCGCCAAGGACTTCGCGCGCTCGCGGCAGTTGCAGCAGGAGCGGACCTGGCTGCACCGCGAGACCGAGCGGGTCTCCGGCCGCCGGGCGCTGGTGGTCGGCACCGGGCCGATCGGCCGGTCGATCGCCCGCCTGCTGCGCGCCGCCGGGCTGTCCGTCGCCGGTGCCGGGCGCACCGCGCGCGAGTCCGATCCCGACTTCGGCGTGGTGCACGCCTCCGCCGAGCTGACCACGCACCTCGGCGACTACGACTACGTGATCGCCGTCGCGCCGCTGACCGAGCAGACCAAGGGCATGTTCGACGCGCGCGCCTTCGCCGCGATGAAGCCAGGCGCGCGGTTCGTCAACGTCGGCCGGGGGGAGCTGGTGGTGACCGGTGACCTGATCGCCGCGTTGCGCGACGGCCGCCCGGCCGGTGCCGCGCTGGACGTGTTCGACACCGAGCCGCTGCCCTCGGATAGTCCACTGTGGACGATGGAGAACGTGCTGATCTCACCGCACATGTCCGGCGACTTCATCGGCTGGCGCAACACGCTGGTCGAGGTGTTCGCCGGGAACTTCGAGCGGTGGCGCACGGGGCAGCCGCTTCGTAATGTCGTGGACAAGGGCTTGGGCTACGTGCCGTCGGGCAGCAACTGA